The Spiroplasma citri genome has a segment encoding these proteins:
- the pta gene encoding phosphate acetyltransferase: protein MNILENILEKINTFSQKIKIIFPEGNYERIQTVAKQLIGTNITPILVFATRAEVPSTIDELQSEVLVAEEQNEIELAEYLVELRKGKVSLSEAKQLVRECNYLAILWVKKGLADGMVGGITYDTKDIIGPALRIIKTKPNVKLVSSFFLMVRNTERYIFTDCALNIDPTAEELADIAYLGYEASQVFAFQNPNMALLSFSTKGSGRGASVDKVRTAYDLVRAKNLKNCYVDGEFQFDAAWDDTIRNKKAPSSPLKAPVDIFVFPNLDAGNIGYKIAQRLGGFEAIGPILIGLDRPVNDLSRGATINDIYNTVLVTAYLCIHKSND, encoded by the coding sequence ATGAACATATTAGAAAACATACTTGAAAAAATTAATACCTTTTCTCAAAAAATAAAAATTATTTTTCCAGAAGGAAATTATGAACGGATTCAAACAGTAGCTAAACAATTAATTGGCACAAATATTACGCCAATTCTTGTTTTTGCAACACGAGCAGAAGTTCCTTCAACAATTGACGAATTACAAAGTGAAGTCCTTGTTGCAGAAGAACAAAATGAAATAGAATTAGCAGAATATTTAGTTGAATTACGTAAAGGAAAAGTTTCATTATCAGAAGCTAAACAGTTAGTTCGTGAATGCAATTATTTGGCAATTTTATGAGTTAAAAAAGGATTAGCTGATGGAATGGTTGGTGGGATTACTTATGATACAAAAGATATCATTGGTCCAGCGTTACGAATTATTAAAACAAAACCAAACGTAAAATTAGTTTCATCATTTTTTTTAATGGTTCGTAATACTGAGCGCTATATTTTTACTGATTGTGCTTTAAATATTGATCCAACAGCTGAGGAATTAGCAGATATTGCTTATTTAGGATATGAGGCTAGTCAAGTTTTTGCCTTTCAAAATCCAAACATGGCTTTATTATCATTTTCAACAAAAGGTTCAGGACGTGGGGCTTCTGTTGATAAAGTTCGTACTGCTTATGACCTTGTACGAGCAAAGAATTTAAAAAATTGTTATGTTGACGGTGAATTTCAATTTGATGCCGCATGAGATGATACTATTCGTAATAAAAAAGCACCATCATCACCTTTAAAAGCTCCTGTTGATATTTTTGTTTTTCCAAATTTAGATGCGGGAAACATCGGATATAAAATTGCACAACGATTGGGAGGATTTGAAGCAATTGGTCCAATTTTGATTGGATTAGACCGGCCAGTTAATGATTTATCACGTGGTGCCACTATTAATGATATTTACAATACTGTTTTAGTAACAGCGTATTTATGTATACATAAATCAAATGATTAG
- the eno gene encoding phosphopyruvate hydratase: MSRIEKINAREVIDSRGNPTVQVEVWTEFGGYGSAMVPSGASTGSREALELRDGDKGRYQGKGVLKAVGNVNTKIAEQLVGMEVTNQVEIDHAMIALDGTDFKKNLGANAMLGVSMAAAKAAASELEMPLYKYLGGVNGKKLPVPMLNIINGGEHADSAIDFQEFMIMPVGAETFKESLRWSSEIFHTLKKILHDKGDITAVGDEGGFAPHFNWAYKDQTLTSFQAKTPAEVALDLIVEAIEVAGYKPGKDGVMIAMDCASSELYFDDKKYHFKKIEKVTGKEYAMTTEELIKYLDKLVDKYPIISIEDGLAEGDWAGFELQVKTMGHKIQIVGDDLFVTNPKITAEGIARNAANSVLIKLNQIGTVTETIDTIQLAQKAGWTAVVSHRSGETEDSTIADLAVALNTGQIKTGSMSRSDRIAKYNRLLAIEDELGKVAEYDGIKTFYNLKKHVSDLKKITS, encoded by the coding sequence ATGTCGAGAATTGAGAAAATTAATGCTCGTGAAGTAATTGATTCACGAGGAAATCCAACTGTTCAAGTTGAAGTTTGAACAGAATTTGGCGGATATGGTTCAGCAATGGTACCATCAGGAGCTTCAACTGGAAGTCGTGAAGCATTAGAATTAAGAGATGGTGATAAAGGACGTTACCAAGGGAAAGGTGTTTTAAAAGCAGTTGGGAATGTTAATACAAAAATTGCAGAACAACTTGTTGGAATGGAAGTAACAAACCAAGTTGAAATTGATCATGCCATGATTGCGTTAGACGGAACTGATTTTAAAAAGAATTTAGGTGCTAATGCAATGTTAGGAGTGTCAATGGCTGCTGCCAAAGCAGCAGCTTCTGAATTAGAAATGCCATTATATAAATATTTGGGTGGTGTTAATGGGAAAAAACTGCCAGTTCCAATGTTAAATATTATTAATGGAGGAGAGCATGCTGATAGTGCAATTGATTTCCAAGAATTTATGATTATGCCAGTTGGAGCTGAAACTTTTAAAGAATCTTTAAGATGGTCATCAGAAATTTTCCATACTTTAAAGAAAATCTTACACGATAAAGGTGATATTACAGCTGTTGGTGATGAAGGTGGTTTTGCTCCGCATTTTAATTGAGCATATAAAGATCAAACTTTAACTTCATTTCAAGCAAAAACACCAGCCGAAGTTGCATTAGATTTAATTGTTGAAGCAATTGAAGTAGCAGGATATAAACCAGGCAAAGATGGTGTTATGATTGCAATGGATTGTGCTTCATCAGAATTATATTTTGATGATAAAAAATATCACTTTAAGAAAATTGAAAAAGTTACAGGTAAAGAATATGCAATGACAACAGAAGAATTAATTAAATATTTAGACAAGTTAGTTGATAAATACCCAATTATTTCAATTGAAGATGGTTTAGCAGAAGGTGATTGAGCTGGTTTTGAATTGCAAGTAAAAACAATGGGGCATAAAATTCAAATTGTTGGTGATGACTTATTTGTTACAAATCCAAAAATTACAGCAGAAGGAATTGCTCGTAATGCCGCAAATTCTGTTTTAATTAAATTAAACCAAATTGGAACAGTAACTGAAACAATTGATACAATTCAATTAGCACAAAAAGCAGGTTGAACGGCAGTTGTTTCACATCGTTCAGGAGAAACCGAAGATTCAACAATTGCTGATTTAGCAGTCGCTTTAAATACTGGTCAAATTAAAACAGGAAGTATGTCACGAAGTGATAGAATTGCAAAATATAACCGTTTATTAGCAATTGAAGATGAACTGGGAAAAGTAGCTGAATATGATGGAATTAAAACATTTTATAATTTAAAAAAACATGTTTCGGATTTAAAAAAAATAACCTCTTAA
- a CDS encoding acetate kinase: protein MILVINAGSSSIKFQLYKVNSAKNYEVICKGLAERINIDGIFTLKFNGQKFQTKEDFPDHKSAAKVLIAKLKEHHIIQDFADIQGIGHRIVHGGEKFTQSIFINDEVFAEIKRMVTLAPLHNPPSIAAIEAFRKIVDVPNVAVFDTSFHTTIPEENYLYSVPYEWYSNYQVRRYGFHGISYRYITKRLAEVLQKSATELNAIICHLGNGASICAVKNGKSFNTSMGLTPLEGLIMGTRSGDIDPSIHQFIANQIGTTLDEITNTLNKESGLLGISGVSSDLRDVFKSSKDNQRSKLALLMSAKRIAKYIVSYANDLKTKPDAIVFTAGIGENSDEMRQLVVNEVTLLNLELSPSANQSSYDTENLISTSKSDVLIYAMRTNEEVMICEDTYHLINS, encoded by the coding sequence ATGATTTTAGTAATAAATGCTGGTAGTAGCTCGATAAAATTTCAATTATATAAAGTTAATTCAGCAAAAAATTATGAAGTAATTTGTAAAGGACTCGCTGAACGAATTAACATTGATGGAATTTTTACCCTTAAATTTAATGGTCAGAAGTTTCAAACAAAAGAAGATTTTCCAGATCATAAATCAGCAGCAAAGGTTTTAATCGCTAAATTAAAAGAACATCATATTATTCAAGATTTTGCTGATATTCAAGGAATTGGCCATCGAATTGTGCATGGTGGTGAAAAGTTTACACAATCAATATTTATTAACGATGAAGTATTTGCCGAAATTAAACGAATGGTAACATTAGCTCCGCTGCATAATCCGCCTTCAATTGCGGCAATTGAAGCTTTTCGTAAGATTGTTGATGTACCAAATGTTGCAGTATTTGATACTTCATTCCATACAACAATTCCTGAGGAAAATTATTTATATTCAGTTCCTTATGAATGATATAGTAATTATCAAGTTCGCCGTTATGGTTTTCATGGCATTTCTTATCGTTATATTACAAAACGATTAGCTGAAGTTTTACAAAAATCAGCAACTGAACTTAATGCAATTATTTGTCATTTAGGTAATGGTGCTTCAATTTGTGCAGTTAAAAATGGAAAAAGTTTTAATACTTCAATGGGCTTAACGCCATTAGAAGGATTAATTATGGGAACGCGAAGTGGTGATATTGACCCCTCAATTCACCAATTTATTGCAAATCAAATTGGAACAACATTAGATGAAATAACTAATACTTTAAATAAAGAATCTGGTTTATTAGGAATTTCGGGAGTATCATCTGATTTACGTGATGTTTTTAAAAGTAGCAAGGATAATCAACGTAGTAAATTAGCGTTGCTAATGAGTGCAAAAAGAATTGCAAAATATATTGTTAGTTATGCTAATGATTTAAAAACAAAACCAGATGCAATTGTTTTTACCGCTGGGATTGGTGAAAATTCTGATGAAATGCGCCAATTAGTCGTTAATGAAGTTACTTTATTGAACTTAGAATTATCTCCTTCAGCAAATCAAAGTTCATATGACACAGAAAATCTAATTTCAACATCAAAATCAGATGTTCTTATTTATGCGATGCGAACAAATGAAGAAGTAATGATTTGTGAAGATACTTATCATTTAATTAATTCATAA
- the rmuC gene encoding DNA recombination protein RmuC — MTTISYVLLGIILVILVSFLIIYLVKTHKKPLVNNDSALLQKDIQASKELLEKQGLGLQNQLSEQKRELLTLISEFQTNSVKNDAEFNRNLAILNEGLNNFKNNLSKQDTDLKNNLNHQGEIISKSFTDVLSNLKVLKESTTTLKEVETKVKTLNDIFLNNKKRGNLGEYLLEKVLSDMYGERHQGWERQYKLPTGTVVDALVKTGGAKENIAIDAKFPLSNYNKYLEVSDTTIKNKYLNLFKQDLKDRINEVAKYINLENEISSAIMFVPSEDLFAFIYGQFPDDIITFAFKKRVWVTSPTTLSAILFVLEKHMREVAFNQNIEAIKTNLLKIKGEFERWVERWQEFTKNFVKFNTSIEQLNTTHNKIHIQYQKILNEQQLEQPVD; from the coding sequence ATGACAACAATTTCATATGTTTTACTAGGAATTATCTTAGTTATTTTAGTTAGTTTTCTAATAATTTATTTAGTAAAAACACATAAAAAACCACTTGTAAATAATGATTCAGCATTATTACAGAAAGACATTCAAGCATCAAAAGAATTATTAGAGAAACAAGGGTTAGGATTGCAAAATCAACTTTCTGAACAAAAAAGGGAATTATTAACTTTAATTAGTGAATTTCAAACAAATTCAGTTAAAAATGATGCTGAATTTAATCGAAACTTAGCGATTTTAAACGAAGGATTAAATAATTTTAAAAATAACTTGTCAAAGCAAGATACAGATTTAAAAAATAATTTAAACCATCAAGGTGAAATTATTTCAAAGTCTTTTACTGATGTTTTATCAAATTTAAAAGTTTTAAAAGAATCAACGACAACATTAAAAGAAGTTGAAACAAAAGTTAAGACTTTAAATGATATCTTCTTAAATAATAAGAAACGCGGTAATTTAGGTGAATATTTATTAGAAAAAGTTTTAAGTGATATGTATGGAGAAAGACATCAAGGATGAGAGCGCCAATATAAATTGCCAACAGGAACTGTTGTTGATGCATTAGTTAAAACTGGGGGAGCAAAAGAAAATATTGCTATTGATGCAAAATTTCCATTATCAAACTATAACAAATACTTAGAAGTAAGTGATACAACAATTAAAAATAAATATTTAAATCTTTTTAAACAAGATTTAAAAGACCGAATTAATGAAGTTGCTAAATATATTAATCTTGAAAATGAAATTTCAAGTGCAATTATGTTTGTTCCTTCCGAAGATTTATTTGCATTTATTTATGGCCAATTTCCAGACGATATTATTACTTTTGCATTTAAAAAACGTGTATGAGTTACTTCACCAACAACATTATCAGCAATTTTATTTGTTTTAGAAAAACATATGCGGGAAGTTGCTTTTAACCAAAATATTGAGGCTATTAAAACTAATTTATTAAAAATAAAAGGCGAATTTGAGCGTTGGGTTGAACGTTGACAAGAGTTTACAAAAAATTTTGTAAAATTTAACACTAGTATTGAACAATTAAATACCACACATAATAAGATTCATATTCAATATCAAAAAATTTTAAATGAACAACAATTAGAACAACCAGTAGATTAA
- a CDS encoding Vmc-like lipoprotein signal peptide domain-containing protein produces the protein MKKLMMILASISVSTPIIGTAVACRSPQTGGEIDTTGVPTVGSIKANLKKAGYDVDNLDVDLAPGMKTATIRFMPGAPNPPFLTKKVDLKWTTNDINKMITVTSLPYDNGSGKKLTVDEVLTAINSLNGTNFTFSDVEVNFDQEISQWVIEPKPGGNFTGSAVEIINEPITFSQAFPLENIGDIYIDASVWADYKKNPEGTTMNMTAAIMEFVGDRNRFASLYKDAILKAMMGALNGGIDLSINQENGEGTLKITTEVEHVINRSTLTANFKVNTTPPRKFLTQDNIKPTQNLILVKLNETYTKETENKLRYDLVTKLLGKEFADQYNELWYNELWVTFNEDGKGAIVEAKPGSKILAVSDKLAYIMTKIPAYKLDVTFE, from the coding sequence ATGAAAAAATTAATGATGATTTTAGCATCAATTTCAGTATCAACCCCAATTATTGGTACGGCAGTTGCATGTCGTAGTCCTCAAACTGGGGGTGAAATTGATACGACAGGAGTACCAACTGTTGGTAGTATTAAGGCAAATTTAAAAAAAGCAGGTTATGATGTTGATAACTTAGACGTTGATTTAGCACCAGGAATGAAAACAGCAACTATTCGTTTTATGCCAGGTGCTCCAAATCCCCCATTTTTAACAAAAAAAGTTGATTTAAAATGAACAACAAATGATATTAATAAAATGATTACTGTTACTTCATTGCCATATGATAATGGTTCTGGGAAAAAATTAACCGTAGATGAAGTATTAACTGCTATTAATAGTTTAAATGGAACAAATTTTACTTTTTCAGATGTTGAAGTAAACTTTGATCAAGAAATTAGTCAATGAGTAATTGAACCAAAACCAGGTGGTAATTTTACTGGTTCAGCAGTTGAAATTATTAATGAACCAATTACATTTTCGCAGGCATTTCCATTGGAAAATATTGGTGATATTTATATTGATGCTTCAGTCTGAGCAGATTATAAGAAAAATCCTGAAGGTACAACTATGAATATGACAGCAGCCATTATGGAGTTTGTTGGAGATCGTAATCGGTTTGCAAGTTTATATAAAGATGCAATTTTAAAAGCGATGATGGGAGCATTAAACGGTGGCATTGACTTATCAATTAATCAAGAAAATGGGGAAGGTACTTTAAAAATTACAACTGAGGTTGAGCATGTTATTAATCGTTCAACACTAACTGCCAACTTTAAAGTTAATACAACACCACCACGGAAGTTTTTAACGCAAGATAATATTAAACCAACGCAAAATCTAATCCTGGTTAAATTAAATGAAACTTATACAAAAGAAACTGAAAACAAACTTCGTTATGATCTTGTTACTAAGTTGTTAGGAAAAGAATTTGCTGATCAGTATAATGAACTTTGATATAATGAACTTTGAGTAACTTTTAATGAAGATGGCAAAGGAGCAATTGTTGAAGCTAAACCTGGGTCAAAAATTCTAGCTGTTTCTGATAAGTTAGCTTATATAATGACAAAAATCCCAGCTTATAAATTAGATGTTACATTTGAATAA
- a CDS encoding copper homeostasis protein CutC: MFIEVIARNYQECQSIEQAGNIDQIELCTNLSQRGFTPPYAVIRECIEQIKVSIRVMVRHRDTDFYCPADEYFQLKKDIAYIKTTKAEGIVVGILTPNHQIDLLRMQELITLAYPLAVTFHRTFDLIEDKVTVIQQLAQLGVSTILTQGGITPIMENLVTLQNLRNYGVQIQGGSGINLTNYQ, translated from the coding sequence ATGTTTATTGAAGTTATTGCAAGAAACTATCAAGAATGCCAAAGTATTGAACAAGCTGGGAATATTGACCAAATTGAATTATGTACTAACTTATCACAGAGAGGGTTTACACCACCCTATGCAGTTATTAGGGAATGTATTGAACAAATTAAAGTTTCCATTCGGGTAATGGTTCGTCATCGTGACACTGATTTTTATTGTCCTGCTGATGAATATTTCCAACTTAAAAAAGATATTGCTTATATTAAAACAACAAAGGCAGAAGGAATTGTTGTTGGCATTTTAACACCTAATCACCAAATTGATTTATTACGGATGCAAGAATTAATTACCTTAGCATATCCACTAGCAGTTACTTTTCACCGGACTTTTGATTTAATTGAAGATAAAGTTACTGTTATTCAACAATTAGCACAGCTAGGAGTTAGCACAATTTTAACACAAGGTGGGATAACTCCAATTATGGAAAATTTAGTAACTTTACAAAACCTTCGAAATTATGGCGTTCAAATCCAAGGTGGTAGTGGCATTAATTTGACTAATTATCAGTAA
- a CDS encoding aldo/keto reductase, with amino-acid sequence METAYGAKKIRAIGFSNFEVSHLQELMAISEIKPMVNQVELHPGLNNTDVIKFCQENNIIIESWATLMQGQCMTNSTVLKIAEKHQKNPAQICLKWAIQQNIVVIPKSTHKERIIANTELGDFMLDDEDMTALFVFNLNSNVFWSYELNKDLQEYLINYIQNHPTFTFKQNMTTEEIIKLWLTNVYSDSNNFKISNIKTIENIDKLYFYLKNKIAFHFDQLDTSKANQSGKFNFKVTDQNGNYIWELNELKY; translated from the coding sequence TTAGAAACAGCTTATGGAGCAAAAAAAATTCGAGCAATTGGGTTTAGCAACTTTGAAGTTTCTCATTTACAAGAGTTAATGGCAATTAGTGAAATAAAACCAATGGTTAATCAAGTTGAACTTCATCCGGGTTTAAATAACACCGATGTTATTAAGTTTTGTCAAGAAAACAACATTATTATTGAATCATGAGCAACTTTAATGCAAGGACAATGTATGACAAATTCAACTGTTCTTAAAATTGCAGAAAAACACCAGAAAAATCCTGCCCAAATCTGTTTAAAATGAGCAATTCAACAAAATATTGTTGTTATTCCAAAATCAACACATAAGGAACGTATTATTGCTAATACTGAACTAGGTGATTTTATGTTAGATGATGAAGATATGACAGCATTATTTGTTTTTAATTTAAATTCTAATGTTTTTTGAAGTTATGAACTTAACAAAGACTTGCAAGAATACTTAATTAATTATATTCAGAATCATCCAACTTTTACTTTTAAACAAAATATGACAACAGAAGAAATTATTAAATTATGGTTAACAAATGTTTATAGTGATTCAAATAATTTTAAAATTAGCAATATTAAAACAATTGAAAATATTGATAAGTTATATTTTTATTTAAAAAATAAAATTGCTTTTCATTTTGATCAGTTAGATACTAGTAAAGCTAATCAAAGTGGAAAATTTAATTTTAAAGTAACTGACCAAAATGGTAATTATATTTGAGAATTAAATGAATTAAAATATTAA
- a CDS encoding phosphatase PAP2 family protein: MHQKNNIFFIKKKWNIYFFAIPLFVISLISLGVLIATGWYQIDYQIAAELAKPLSNEFVKYWVRFYDQLGNTEIVIVIIIYLAILLETWFLLKIKQKKQKFVKNYWLTLGYYFLAIGAWLIGNIVNLSLIPSLDEGFGPGIDYILFDNYKYKLTSAILVFLYQSILLGIGLYYVRYRLVKTNRLLTEQTWLKATKGLSFLISTYIIIVILKGATHQIYYYNAIFGDLINAHPEFLDAYLKSGFHFGYNLNNGYLNNIPWEWQYPWWKPPIGLFSNVNMPTFKNPWEYAFPSGHINATYCTGSIILLFLKNKQNTKINWKIKLCFIIWLIHVLTMNFALVIERFHWISDTAFTFIFSSAMILVVHFSVNKIFAKLLI; encoded by the coding sequence ATGCACCAAAAAAATAACATCTTTTTTATTAAAAAAAAATGAAATATTTATTTTTTTGCAATTCCGTTATTCGTAATTTCTCTTATTAGTTTAGGAGTTCTAATTGCAACAGGATGATATCAAATTGATTACCAAATTGCTGCTGAACTTGCAAAACCTTTATCAAATGAATTTGTTAAATATTGAGTACGTTTTTATGATCAATTAGGAAATACTGAAATAGTCATTGTAATTATCATTTATTTAGCAATTTTGTTAGAAACATGGTTTTTACTTAAAATAAAACAAAAAAAGCAAAAATTTGTAAAAAATTATTGGCTTACTCTAGGTTATTATTTTCTAGCCATAGGAGCATGGCTTATTGGTAATATTGTTAATTTATCTTTAATTCCAAGTCTTGACGAGGGATTTGGTCCTGGAATTGACTATATTTTATTTGATAATTATAAGTATAAGTTAACAAGTGCTATTTTAGTTTTTCTTTATCAATCAATCTTATTAGGAATTGGCCTTTATTATGTTCGCTATCGGTTAGTTAAAACCAACCGTTTGTTAACAGAACAAACATGGTTAAAAGCAACTAAAGGATTAAGTTTTTTAATTAGTACATATATTATTATTGTGATTTTAAAAGGAGCAACACATCAAATTTATTATTATAATGCTATTTTTGGTGATTTAATTAATGCTCATCCTGAATTCTTAGATGCCTATCTTAAATCAGGTTTTCATTTTGGATATAACTTAAATAATGGTTATCTTAATAATATTCCCTGAGAATGGCAATATCCTTGGTGAAAACCACCAATTGGTTTATTTAGTAATGTTAATATGCCAACATTTAAAAACCCATGAGAGTATGCTTTTCCAAGTGGTCATATTAATGCTACATATTGTACTGGTTCAATTATTCTTTTATTTTTAAAAAACAAACAAAACACTAAAATTAATTGAAAAATAAAACTTTGTTTTATTATTTGATTAATTCATGTTTTAACAATGAATTTTGCTCTTGTAATTGAACGCTTTCACTGAATTTCTGACACTGCATTTACCTTTATTTTTTCAAGTGCCATGATTTTAGTTGTTCATTTTAGTGTTAATAAAATTTTTGCAAAACTCTTAATTTAA
- the trpS gene encoding tryptophan--tRNA ligase yields the protein MEQKKTTIVSGITATGQLTLGNYIGAIKNFIELQEDNNLIIFVANLHAITIPISKEELRNNIKNMIALYYASGLDPQKAIIFVQSDVLEVTLLAHILLCNTTIGELSRMTQFKDKSSKMKAENGTEFIPTGLLTYPTLMAADILLYDADLVPVGKDQKQHIELTRNIAERMNNRYQQNLFKIPTDFIPPIGGKIMDLQNPTKKMSKSSNDPKSFISLLDSPELIQKKIRSAVTDSEGKIAYNPDQKPGVSNLLTIYAVLKKITIEAAVKEFVQQDYGQLKEQVANAIIETLEPIQKKYHKLMQDQTIDELINLGATKARAIANKKITKVKNVVGLNYQKK from the coding sequence ATGGAACAAAAAAAAACAACAATTGTTTCAGGCATTACTGCCACAGGGCAATTAACATTAGGGAATTATATTGGAGCGATAAAAAATTTTATTGAATTACAAGAAGATAATAATTTAATTATTTTTGTGGCAAACTTACATGCAATTACAATTCCAATTAGTAAAGAAGAATTACGAAATAACATTAAAAATATGATTGCATTATATTATGCAAGTGGTTTAGACCCACAAAAAGCAATTATTTTTGTTCAATCAGATGTCTTAGAAGTTACCTTATTGGCACATATTTTATTGTGTAACACAACTATTGGGGAATTATCACGAATGACACAATTTAAAGACAAATCAAGCAAAATGAAAGCAGAAAATGGAACCGAATTTATTCCAACTGGATTATTAACTTATCCGACTTTAATGGCCGCAGATATTTTATTATATGATGCTGATTTAGTTCCAGTTGGAAAGGACCAAAAACAACACATTGAATTAACACGAAATATTGCCGAACGAATGAATAATCGTTATCAACAAAATTTATTTAAAATTCCAACCGACTTCATTCCACCAATTGGTGGCAAAATTATGGATTTACAAAATCCAACCAAAAAAATGAGTAAGTCTTCAAACGACCCCAAGTCCTTTATTAGTTTATTAGATTCACCTGAATTAATTCAAAAAAAAATCCGTAGTGCAGTAACTGATTCAGAAGGAAAAATTGCTTATAATCCTGACCAAAAACCAGGGGTGAGTAATCTTTTAACAATCTATGCTGTTTTAAAAAAAATAACAATTGAAGCAGCTGTTAAGGAATTTGTTCAACAAGATTATGGGCAATTAAAAGAACAAGTTGCCAATGCAATTATTGAAACTTTAGAGCCAATTCAAAAAAAATACCACAAATTAATGCAAGACCAAACAATTGATGAATTAATTAATTTGGGAGCAACAAAAGCACGAGCAATTGCTAATAAAAAAATAACAAAAGTTAAAAATGTTGTTGGATTAAATTATCAAAAGAAGTAG
- a CDS encoding aldo/keto reductase, which produces MKALTTKLKLFNGVEIPLIGLGTYKMTDEHEVYQAIITALQNGYRHIDTAQIYGNEELIGKAIKDSGVPRKEIFLTSKIWNANHKYDAALQEIDNILKRLDTDYLDLCLVSLTNCRSKWMFPCVRNSLWSKKNSSNWV; this is translated from the coding sequence ATGAAAGCACTGACAACAAAATTAAAACTTTTCAATGGTGTTGAAATCCCATTAATTGGTTTAGGAACATATAAAATGACTGATGAGCATGAAGTTTATCAAGCTATTATTACAGCATTACAAAATGGTTATCGTCATATTGATACCGCTCAAATCTATGGAAATGAAGAATTAATTGGCAAGGCAATCAAAGATAGTGGTGTTCCACGAAAAGAAATCTTTTTAACAAGTAAAATTTGAAATGCTAATCATAAGTATGATGCGGCATTACAAGAAATCGATAACATACTAAAACGGTTAGATACTGATTATTTAGATTTATGTTTAGTTTCATTGACCAACTGCAGATCGAAATGAATGTTTCCGTGCGTTAGAAACAGCTTATGGAGCAAAAAAAATTCGAGCAATTGGGTTTAG